The following proteins come from a genomic window of Corynebacterium crudilactis:
- a CDS encoding ATP-dependent Clp protease proteolytic subunit, producing the protein MSDIRMAAPGGPGFGNDVFDRLLSERIIFLGSQVDDEIANKLCAQILLLSAEDPTRDISLYINSPGGSVTAGMAIYDTMKYSPCDIATYGMGLAASMGQFLLSGGTKGKRFALPHARIMMHQPSAGVGGTAADIAIQAEQFAATKREMAQLIAEHTGQSFEQISKDSDRDRWFTAQEAKDYGLVDHVITLAEGPISN; encoded by the coding sequence ATGAGCGATATTCGTATGGCAGCCCCAGGTGGCCCTGGTTTCGGAAATGACGTCTTTGATCGCCTCCTGAGTGAGCGCATCATTTTCCTGGGAAGCCAGGTAGACGATGAGATCGCAAACAAGCTTTGCGCTCAGATTCTGCTGCTGTCGGCTGAGGATCCAACCAGGGACATCTCCCTGTACATTAACTCCCCAGGTGGCTCAGTCACCGCAGGCATGGCAATTTATGACACTATGAAGTACTCCCCATGCGATATCGCAACTTACGGTATGGGTCTTGCTGCTTCCATGGGTCAGTTCCTGCTTTCCGGTGGCACTAAGGGCAAGCGTTTCGCATTGCCACATGCTCGTATCATGATGCACCAGCCTTCCGCTGGCGTTGGTGGTACTGCAGCAGATATCGCAATTCAGGCGGAGCAGTTTGCAGCAACCAAGCGCGAGATGGCACAGCTTATCGCTGAGCACACTGGCCAGTCTTTTGAGCAGATCTCCAAGGATTCCGATCGTGACCGCTGGTTCACCGCTCAGGAAGCTAAGGATTACGGACTAGTTGACCACGTGATTACCTTGGCTGAAGGCCCAATCAGCAACTAG
- the tig gene encoding trigger factor, with translation MKSSVEKLSDTRSKITVEVPFSELKPEIDQAYAALAQQVQVPGFRKGKAPRKLIDARFGRGPVLEQVVNDMLPSRYEQAIQAEGIKAIGQPQVNVTKIEDGELVEFVAEVDVRPEFDLPKFEEINVEVPAIKADEAAIDAELDSLRARFSTLKDHNHKLKKGEFVTINITATVDGEKIDEATTEGLSYEIGSDDLIDGLDKALLGAKKDETVEFTSELANGEYQGKEAQISVEITATKQRELPELDDDFAQLASEFDTIEELRESTVATVEEKQKNEQASKLRDEVLAAAIGSTEFAVPDSIVDEQAHSQLHQLLGELAHDDAALNSVLEAQGLTREEFEAQNREDAAQSVRTQLFLDALAEAEEPEVSQQELTDHILFTAQSYGMDPNQFIGQLQQSGQIANLFADVRRGKALAQAICRVNVKDSEGNDVDPKAYFGEEEVEETESEA, from the coding sequence GTGAAGAGTTCTGTCGAGAAGCTGAGCGACACCCGTTCAAAGATCACCGTTGAGGTTCCATTTTCTGAACTGAAGCCAGAGATCGACCAGGCTTATGCCGCTCTAGCGCAGCAGGTCCAGGTTCCAGGTTTCCGCAAGGGCAAGGCTCCACGCAAGCTGATCGACGCGCGCTTTGGCCGTGGACCAGTTCTGGAGCAGGTCGTTAACGACATGCTTCCAAGCCGTTACGAGCAGGCAATTCAGGCTGAGGGCATCAAGGCGATTGGCCAGCCTCAGGTAAACGTCACCAAGATCGAAGATGGCGAGCTTGTTGAGTTCGTTGCTGAGGTTGACGTTCGCCCAGAGTTCGACCTTCCTAAGTTTGAAGAGATCAACGTTGAGGTTCCAGCTATCAAGGCTGATGAAGCAGCGATCGATGCAGAGCTGGATAGCCTGCGCGCTCGTTTCTCCACCTTGAAGGATCACAACCACAAGCTGAAGAAGGGTGAGTTTGTCACCATCAACATCACCGCAACTGTTGACGGTGAGAAGATTGACGAGGCAACCACCGAAGGTCTGTCCTACGAAATCGGATCTGACGATCTGATTGACGGCCTGGATAAGGCTTTGCTTGGCGCTAAGAAGGATGAAACCGTAGAGTTCACCTCTGAGCTGGCAAATGGCGAGTACCAGGGCAAGGAAGCTCAGATCAGCGTCGAAATCACCGCTACCAAGCAGCGCGAGCTGCCTGAGCTGGATGATGACTTCGCGCAGCTAGCTTCCGAGTTCGACACCATCGAAGAGCTCCGCGAGTCCACTGTTGCTACCGTCGAGGAAAAGCAGAAGAACGAGCAGGCTTCCAAGCTTCGCGACGAAGTTCTCGCTGCAGCAATTGGCTCAACTGAGTTCGCAGTTCCCGACTCCATCGTTGATGAGCAGGCACACTCACAGCTGCACCAGCTGCTCGGTGAGCTCGCACACGACGATGCTGCACTGAACTCTGTTCTTGAAGCACAGGGCCTTACTCGTGAAGAGTTCGAAGCTCAGAACCGCGAAGATGCTGCACAGTCTGTGCGCACCCAGCTGTTCCTCGATGCACTTGCTGAGGCTGAAGAGCCTGAGGTTTCCCAGCAGGAGCTCACCGATCACATCCTATTCACCGCTCAGTCTTACGGAATGGACCCTAACCAGTTCATCGGTCAGCTGCAGCAGTCCGGCCAGATCGCGAACCTCTTCGCTGATGTTCGTCGCGGCAAGGCACTTGCACAGGCTATCTGCCGTGTAAACGTCAAGGATTCTGAGGGTAATGACGTTGACCCAAAGGCTTACTTCGGTGAAGAAGAAGTCGAAGAGACTGAGTCTGAGGCTTAA
- a CDS encoding benzoate/H(+) symporter BenE family transporter has translation MANSILMAVERPVLPRPSFAEIKRDLSPQEIGNGLVALIFSASGPIAVILAAAAAGNLSPDQTSSWIFGAFLGNGLLTLWLTYMYRTPQAYFWTIPGTVIVGDSLTHLSFPEVIGSYLVTGVLVFLLGWTGLIGKIMAVLPPTIVMAMVAGIFLRFGLDLINSSISDPLIALPMVAVFVALSISPRIANIAPPVAVAAVVGTIVAIAAGRLAPGILDNGIISKPVFTAPEFSFAAIMELVVPLAITVVIVQNGQGVAVLRAAGHKPGVNLAAAASGLWSIPMALIGNVTTCLTGPTNALIVSGPNTRRHYTAAMVTAMGAIIVGLFSPAFVGFMLAMPVSFIAALAGIAMLTPLKNAFITGFSGPYSTGALVCFLVTVSEISIVGITAPFWGIVFGCLIGWLLDSNLLNKKQA, from the coding sequence TTGGCCAACTCAATACTAATGGCAGTAGAACGACCAGTCCTTCCCCGTCCCAGTTTCGCAGAAATCAAACGAGACTTAAGCCCCCAAGAAATCGGCAATGGGCTTGTCGCATTAATTTTCTCCGCCTCTGGACCAATTGCCGTCATCCTTGCAGCAGCCGCAGCCGGTAACCTCAGCCCAGATCAGACATCCTCCTGGATTTTCGGCGCTTTCCTAGGCAACGGATTACTTACCTTGTGGTTGACGTACATGTACCGCACCCCGCAAGCTTATTTTTGGACAATTCCTGGCACCGTCATTGTGGGAGATTCCCTCACCCATTTAAGCTTTCCGGAAGTAATTGGCTCATATTTAGTCACTGGTGTGCTGGTATTTCTACTTGGCTGGACCGGGTTAATCGGCAAGATTATGGCTGTGCTTCCGCCCACCATTGTCATGGCCATGGTGGCAGGAATCTTCTTGCGTTTTGGCCTCGATCTCATTAATTCCAGTATTTCTGATCCATTGATTGCGCTTCCCATGGTTGCCGTATTCGTAGCATTAAGCATCAGCCCACGCATTGCCAACATTGCTCCACCAGTTGCTGTTGCCGCTGTTGTAGGCACCATTGTTGCCATTGCAGCAGGCCGTCTGGCACCTGGAATTTTAGACAACGGAATTATCTCTAAACCAGTTTTTACTGCTCCTGAGTTTTCTTTCGCAGCCATCATGGAACTTGTTGTGCCTTTGGCTATCACTGTGGTGATTGTGCAAAACGGCCAAGGCGTTGCAGTACTCCGGGCTGCTGGGCACAAGCCAGGAGTAAATCTTGCCGCTGCAGCCTCTGGATTGTGGTCAATTCCGATGGCTCTGATTGGCAATGTCACTACCTGCTTAACAGGCCCGACTAATGCCCTCATCGTATCTGGACCAAATACACGCCGACACTACACTGCAGCCATGGTGACAGCCATGGGCGCAATCATCGTTGGTCTTTTCTCACCAGCATTTGTGGGCTTCATGCTCGCCATGCCAGTATCCTTCATTGCAGCACTCGCAGGTATTGCAATGCTTACCCCCTTGAAAAATGCTTTCATCACAGGATTCTCAGGACCTTATTCCACAGGCGCACTGGTGTGCTTTTTAGTCACAGTGTCAGAAATTAGCATTGTCGGCATCACTGCCCCATTCTGGGGAATTGTCTTCGGATGTCTCATTGGTTGGCTTCTGGATAGCAACCTTTTAAATAAAAAACAGGCTTGA
- a CDS encoding 1,6-dihydroxycyclohexa-2,4-diene-1-carboxylate dehydrogenase, producing MSAPVGKGTEGRPTHITAERFFGQGVVVTGAAQGIGKAVAQRIAYEDGNLVLVDRSPIVHEVAEELRQAGAGTVDSFTTDLETFEGATAALEFAGEKLKNLDVVINNVGGTIWAKPFHEYSEEEIRKEINRSLFPTLWMCRAALPILIENGGGTIVNVSSIATGGINRVPYAAAKGGVNGIVSALAHEAAQHNVRVVATAPGGTLAPERAVKRGPGPEGELEKKWYQQIVDQTIDSTLMKRYGTLEEQAAPICFLASEEASYITGSVMPVGGGDQG from the coding sequence ATGAGCGCACCAGTAGGAAAAGGCACTGAGGGCCGCCCCACCCACATCACCGCGGAACGTTTTTTCGGCCAAGGTGTAGTGGTAACGGGTGCTGCTCAAGGCATCGGAAAAGCCGTGGCTCAGCGCATTGCATACGAAGACGGTAACCTAGTGTTGGTTGACCGCTCTCCGATCGTGCATGAGGTAGCCGAGGAACTCCGTCAGGCAGGTGCCGGCACAGTGGATTCTTTCACTACCGACTTGGAGACTTTCGAAGGTGCAACTGCTGCTTTAGAGTTCGCTGGTGAAAAGCTCAAGAACTTGGATGTGGTGATCAACAATGTTGGTGGCACCATCTGGGCGAAGCCTTTCCATGAGTATTCAGAAGAGGAAATCCGCAAGGAGATCAACCGTAGCCTCTTCCCTACCCTGTGGATGTGTCGAGCAGCGTTGCCTATTTTGATAGAAAACGGTGGAGGAACAATCGTTAATGTTTCTTCCATTGCTACCGGCGGTATCAACCGTGTCCCTTATGCAGCTGCAAAGGGTGGCGTCAACGGTATTGTTTCTGCTCTGGCACATGAAGCTGCACAGCACAACGTTCGTGTCGTGGCTACTGCACCGGGCGGTACTCTTGCACCTGAGCGCGCTGTGAAGCGTGGCCCAGGCCCTGAGGGCGAATTGGAAAAGAAGTGGTATCAGCAGATTGTTGATCAAACTATCGATTCCACTTTAATGAAGCGCTACGGAACTCTTGAAGAGCAAGCTGCACCAATTTGCTTCCTCGCATCTGAGGAAGCGTCCTACATCACCGGCTCTGTTATGCCGGTGGGTGGAGGTGACCAGGGCTAG
- the benC gene encoding benzoate 1,2-dioxygenase electron transfer component BenC produces MTHQVALAFEDGITRFIDCEETQTVADAAYQARINIPFDCRDGACGTCKAFCESGDYEEGDYIDDALSEDEAADGYCLPCQMTPKSDLILQIATTSVLAKTGASTFDGELKEINQYSDSTIGIEIELENRKDLAFLPGQYMNILVPGSEQTRSYSFSSAQDSNYVQFLVKVTPGGLMTTYLTEEAKVGDKLTLTGPMGSFFLREPVRPILLLAGGTGLAPILAILEKLSRDEQLDVPIRLVYGANFTHDLVELERLDAFKEKFDFDYITVLSDKDTEHPRKGFVPAHLTGEYEPDEDTDVYLCGPPPMVEAVRQFLGTLDNPPLDFYYEKFTSAAAPAAARPEVTVDSSEVKDDFSLVEVSTPGMTSGEVHSSATQLNARMALELGALELAINKLGDRDIERFRNLANTANSFIDGDKLVDAVKFTEANADFHEFLFRRANNEALLMAYQNLQVVQEMKATLPGADWIDPAITAEHLALVDAVAQGDLDSARTIIREHAEHGIGTMAKASNE; encoded by the coding sequence ATGACCCACCAAGTTGCTCTAGCCTTTGAAGACGGCATTACCCGATTCATCGACTGCGAAGAAACACAAACTGTTGCTGACGCTGCCTACCAGGCACGCATCAACATTCCATTCGATTGCCGTGACGGCGCTTGCGGAACCTGTAAAGCGTTCTGTGAGTCCGGCGACTACGAAGAAGGCGACTACATCGACGACGCTCTGTCCGAAGATGAAGCTGCCGACGGCTACTGCCTGCCTTGCCAGATGACGCCAAAATCCGACCTCATTCTGCAGATCGCTACCACTTCTGTGCTCGCGAAAACTGGCGCTTCTACGTTCGATGGTGAGCTCAAAGAGATCAACCAATACTCTGATTCCACCATTGGAATTGAGATCGAGCTGGAAAACCGCAAGGATCTTGCATTCTTACCAGGTCAGTACATGAACATCTTGGTGCCTGGTAGTGAACAGACCCGTTCCTACTCTTTCTCTTCTGCGCAGGATTCCAACTATGTGCAGTTCCTAGTCAAGGTCACCCCTGGTGGACTCATGACTACTTACCTCACAGAGGAAGCAAAGGTCGGCGATAAGCTCACACTGACTGGTCCAATGGGATCATTCTTCTTGCGTGAACCTGTCCGCCCAATCCTGCTGCTTGCTGGCGGCACCGGTTTGGCACCGATCTTGGCTATCTTGGAGAAACTCTCCCGTGACGAGCAATTGGATGTTCCTATCCGTTTGGTTTACGGTGCGAACTTCACCCATGACCTCGTTGAGCTTGAGCGCCTTGATGCATTCAAGGAGAAGTTTGACTTTGACTACATCACCGTGTTGTCAGACAAGGACACCGAGCACCCACGCAAGGGCTTCGTTCCAGCTCACCTGACCGGCGAGTACGAACCAGATGAGGATACAGACGTCTACCTCTGTGGACCTCCTCCAATGGTTGAAGCTGTCCGCCAGTTCTTGGGCACTCTGGACAACCCACCACTGGACTTCTACTACGAGAAGTTCACCTCTGCAGCAGCTCCAGCAGCAGCAAGGCCTGAGGTCACTGTGGATTCCAGCGAGGTCAAGGATGACTTCTCACTCGTTGAGGTCTCTACTCCAGGCATGACTTCTGGTGAGGTTCACTCCTCTGCAACCCAGCTCAACGCACGCATGGCTCTCGAGCTAGGCGCGCTAGAACTTGCAATCAATAAGCTCGGCGATCGCGATATCGAGCGATTCCGCAACTTGGCAAACACTGCGAACTCCTTCATCGATGGAGATAAGCTAGTTGACGCGGTGAAGTTCACCGAGGCAAACGCTGATTTCCATGAGTTCCTCTTCCGCCGCGCTAACAACGAGGCACTGCTCATGGCTTACCAGAACCTCCAGGTTGTTCAAGAAATGAAGGCGACCCTTCCAGGCGCTGATTGGATTGATCCAGCGATTACTGCTGAGCACTTGGCGCTTGTCGACGCTGTCGCCCAAGGCGACCTAGATTCGGCTCGCACTATCATTCGTGAACATGCAGAGCACGGCATTGGCACTATGGCTAAGGCCAGCAACGAATGA
- a CDS encoding helix-turn-helix transcriptional regulator gives MVASVPFTPSSFQVFLPRASIIVQEVSSLIKSLESGDGKLFHISGQPGAGKTEFGMQLIEELQGWTIVRATALSWLKNSPRNLLGHVAHKLGAHSANSIRGVIDRLDAATVVIVDDVHWADIESLQKLIEYSMRMVSGRFALIMIGLDEEELVFHDEVVSLPSIADATYVLPPMSIEEIRQLALTDVRGRISATTATDIQRITGGVYGRVKEVLHAESPDHWKLPSPNIPIPQSWWANLNRRVSSQRFWPVLLAVAVLPAGGPIDLVKLLGNDPTGMLCDDAVRAGLLRVLPSDGPPQLDLVLPMDRAVLRSRTPLNTLAELHNTAADYYSRWNHVDATLQHQAFAALDPENPAVRALAQRGYALGRAGHWMEAAHALALAANRTAHREESNKYLLESIDSLISASDLPQARSKVATLDLGESGIQQESMLGYLAIHEGRRSEARNLLDRAASELLSQHPIDPIHGPRMAQRKVLLNLVDWRPDELLVWANRAVAWTDEDAGEKIEAQSISLIGQSVLDGKLPEDKPIPGETTLHAQRRHMAMGWLSMVHDDPVTARQKLERRSSISGSERISLWQDGWLARSLLLLGEWEEAARTVEIGLARAEQFGIRFLEPLLLWTGATVATARGNDDLARNYMRRLSADQDAFIIQSMPSAMCRLWVHRQRNEIPGAIVAGEQLEKLASKEYVNAPGFWPWQDVHATHLIRIGEIERAENLVNSTLEELKGSTIASAHAKIAVPDAMLLIHHGDIKKGFQRFEDALDMLDPLTLPYYRARICFEYGQALRRQGQRRRADEQFARASSLFQDMGANAMVTLANRERRVGGLGQRSEQSGGLTPQEFEIARLVASGHSNREVAQELFLSPKTVEYHLTRVYKKLGIRNRMELAEALKRYSHRS, from the coding sequence ATGGTTGCATCAGTTCCGTTTACGCCGTCTTCTTTCCAAGTCTTTTTACCTCGAGCTTCGATCATTGTGCAGGAAGTAAGCTCTCTGATTAAAAGCCTAGAGTCCGGTGACGGAAAACTCTTCCACATCAGTGGCCAGCCAGGCGCTGGAAAAACCGAGTTTGGCATGCAGCTTATTGAAGAGCTCCAAGGATGGACCATTGTCCGTGCGACAGCGTTGTCCTGGTTGAAAAACAGTCCACGTAATCTGCTTGGACATGTAGCGCACAAATTAGGTGCGCATTCCGCCAACTCCATCCGCGGTGTTATTGATCGCCTCGATGCTGCCACGGTAGTAATCGTTGACGATGTCCACTGGGCTGATATCGAATCATTGCAAAAACTTATCGAGTACTCCATGCGCATGGTGTCTGGTCGGTTTGCCCTCATCATGATCGGTTTAGATGAGGAAGAGCTAGTGTTCCACGATGAAGTAGTGTCTTTGCCTTCCATTGCAGATGCCACCTACGTCCTCCCGCCGATGAGCATCGAAGAAATCCGACAACTAGCGCTCACTGATGTCCGCGGACGCATCAGTGCCACCACCGCAACTGATATCCAGCGCATCACCGGTGGTGTTTACGGCAGAGTAAAAGAAGTTTTACACGCAGAATCCCCCGATCATTGGAAGCTGCCGAGCCCTAATATTCCCATCCCACAGAGCTGGTGGGCCAATCTCAATCGACGTGTCAGCAGCCAACGCTTTTGGCCAGTATTGCTGGCTGTGGCTGTATTACCAGCAGGTGGCCCCATCGATCTGGTCAAGCTTTTAGGCAATGACCCAACGGGTATGCTTTGCGACGATGCCGTACGCGCCGGCTTGCTCCGCGTGCTGCCCTCCGATGGTCCGCCACAGCTTGACCTTGTATTACCAATGGACCGGGCAGTCTTAAGATCACGTACTCCGCTAAACACACTAGCTGAGTTACACAATACTGCTGCTGATTATTATTCCAGGTGGAATCATGTTGACGCTACGCTTCAACACCAAGCTTTTGCAGCCTTAGATCCAGAAAATCCTGCAGTCAGAGCCCTTGCTCAACGTGGCTATGCATTAGGACGAGCAGGCCATTGGATGGAAGCTGCACACGCTCTTGCCCTTGCAGCTAACCGCACCGCTCACCGAGAAGAATCCAATAAATACTTATTGGAATCCATTGATTCCCTGATCTCTGCCTCAGATCTCCCGCAAGCACGCTCCAAAGTAGCAACTTTAGATCTGGGGGAATCCGGCATTCAGCAAGAATCTATGCTTGGCTACTTAGCCATCCATGAAGGCCGACGATCAGAAGCACGCAACCTTTTAGACCGTGCTGCCTCCGAGCTTTTGTCGCAGCATCCAATCGACCCCATCCATGGTCCTCGCATGGCACAGCGCAAAGTGCTTTTAAACTTGGTCGATTGGCGCCCTGATGAGCTACTTGTCTGGGCAAATCGTGCTGTGGCATGGACGGACGAAGATGCAGGCGAAAAGATTGAAGCCCAATCCATTTCGCTCATCGGTCAATCCGTACTTGATGGAAAACTTCCCGAAGACAAGCCCATTCCCGGTGAAACAACCCTCCACGCGCAACGTCGACATATGGCCATGGGGTGGCTTTCTATGGTTCATGATGATCCTGTTACAGCACGTCAAAAACTTGAACGCCGCAGTTCAATCAGTGGTTCTGAGCGCATTAGTCTCTGGCAAGACGGCTGGCTTGCTCGTTCTCTGTTGCTCTTGGGTGAATGGGAAGAAGCAGCTCGTACTGTAGAAATTGGTTTGGCACGCGCAGAACAATTCGGTATTCGCTTCCTGGAGCCTTTACTTCTCTGGACTGGAGCCACCGTAGCGACTGCCCGCGGTAATGATGATCTGGCACGTAACTATATGCGGAGGCTTTCTGCAGACCAAGACGCCTTCATCATTCAATCCATGCCTTCTGCCATGTGCCGACTGTGGGTGCATAGGCAAAGAAATGAAATTCCTGGCGCCATTGTGGCCGGCGAGCAATTAGAAAAACTCGCTTCCAAAGAATACGTCAATGCTCCTGGTTTCTGGCCGTGGCAAGATGTTCATGCCACTCACCTAATCCGCATTGGAGAAATCGAGCGTGCAGAGAACCTGGTTAATTCCACCCTTGAAGAACTCAAAGGTTCCACCATCGCATCTGCCCATGCCAAAATAGCCGTTCCGGATGCAATGTTGCTGATCCACCACGGCGATATAAAAAAGGGGTTCCAGCGTTTTGAGGACGCCCTAGACATGCTTGATCCGCTCACGCTTCCCTACTACCGTGCTCGTATTTGTTTTGAATATGGCCAAGCTCTGCGACGCCAAGGCCAACGCCGACGCGCCGATGAACAATTCGCTCGAGCATCTTCGCTCTTCCAAGACATGGGCGCCAACGCAATGGTCACCCTTGCTAATCGCGAACGCAGAGTTGGCGGTTTAGGGCAGCGCTCAGAACAATCCGGAGGACTCACACCACAGGAATTTGAAATTGCGCGTTTGGTAGCCTCTGGACACTCCAATAGAGAGGTTGCACAGGAACTTTTTCTTTCCCCCAAGACTGTGGAATATCACCTCACTCGAGTATATAAAAAGCTCGGAATCCGCAATCGTATGGAACTTGCTGAGGCTTTGAAGAGATACTCTCACCGCTCTTAG
- a CDS encoding MFS transporter, protein MATQISGGWQSAKHRTTVYMILAVVGISILFDGYDLVIYGAVLSSLLEDPNQIGALSPAIAGTLGSYAMIGVMIGALSAGAVGDRLGRRKVMLTAIVWFSIGMALTSMATSIAMFGALRLLTGLGVGMIVATGGAIIAEFAPANRRNLFNAIVYSGVPAGGVLASILALLFEDIIGWRGLFLIGGSPLLFLLPLAYFFLPESPRWLTSRGRIEEAKALCERRGLPTQEFVVEKQLTTKGTGFAGIFSSKYLMGTILIGAMSFIGLLSTYGLNTWLPKIMESNGASSHDSLYSLLFLNGGAVFGGLIASWFADRIGAKTIITSTFALAAICLGVLPYISSWPLMYTAIALAGIGVLGTQVLTYGLTSNFFGTECRAAGVAWCAGFGRLGGIFGPAIGGLIIGAGFGPSSAFLIFAAAAVIGALCTAMIPRSPAEAEVKIQQEPLARV, encoded by the coding sequence GTGGCTACCCAAATTTCTGGCGGTTGGCAAAGCGCCAAACACCGCACCACCGTCTACATGATCCTCGCGGTCGTAGGCATTTCCATTCTTTTTGATGGCTACGACCTGGTGATCTATGGTGCGGTCCTTTCCTCATTGCTCGAGGACCCCAACCAGATCGGTGCGCTTAGCCCTGCCATTGCAGGTACCCTCGGTTCCTACGCCATGATCGGCGTGATGATCGGTGCACTATCTGCAGGTGCAGTCGGTGACCGCCTCGGCCGACGCAAGGTTATGCTCACCGCCATCGTCTGGTTCTCCATCGGCATGGCACTGACCTCCATGGCTACTTCCATCGCCATGTTCGGCGCCCTCCGCCTTCTCACCGGCTTAGGCGTCGGCATGATCGTTGCCACTGGTGGCGCTATTATTGCAGAGTTTGCCCCAGCTAATAGGCGCAACCTTTTCAACGCAATTGTCTACTCAGGCGTTCCAGCAGGTGGCGTTTTAGCTTCCATCCTTGCTCTGCTCTTTGAAGACATCATCGGTTGGCGCGGACTCTTCCTCATCGGTGGCTCACCACTGCTATTCCTCCTCCCACTTGCATACTTCTTCCTTCCAGAGTCCCCACGTTGGTTGACTTCCCGTGGACGCATCGAAGAGGCTAAGGCCCTATGCGAACGCCGTGGCCTGCCAACGCAGGAGTTTGTCGTCGAAAAGCAGCTGACGACGAAGGGCACCGGATTCGCTGGAATCTTCTCCTCCAAGTACCTCATGGGCACCATCTTGATTGGTGCGATGAGCTTCATCGGCCTGCTCTCTACCTACGGCCTCAACACCTGGTTGCCAAAGATCATGGAATCTAACGGCGCATCCTCCCACGATTCCCTATACTCCCTGCTGTTCCTCAACGGTGGCGCAGTCTTCGGTGGCCTGATCGCTTCATGGTTCGCTGACCGTATCGGCGCAAAGACCATCATCACCTCCACATTCGCACTTGCTGCAATCTGCCTCGGCGTGCTGCCTTATATCTCCTCATGGCCTCTCATGTACACCGCAATTGCACTCGCAGGAATCGGCGTTCTGGGAACCCAGGTTCTTACCTACGGCCTGACCTCCAACTTCTTCGGAACCGAATGCCGCGCCGCAGGTGTAGCTTGGTGTGCAGGATTCGGCCGCCTCGGCGGAATCTTCGGACCAGCAATCGGCGGTCTGATCATCGGCGCAGGATTCGGCCCTAGCTCTGCATTCCTCATCTTCGCTGCAGCAGCTGTCATCGGCGCACTATGCACCGCAATGATTCCGCGTTCACCAGCAGAAGCTGAAGTTAAGATCCAGCAGGAGCCACTTGCACGCGTCTAA
- a CDS encoding helix-turn-helix transcriptional regulator, with the protein MKPKIIDSESGRQLWTAIECAEFSGTARGTFTSYAGRGRAPKPVAKLHGLTLWDSQTIQEWVDDRAAGNKGLISSGQPAEVAC; encoded by the coding sequence ATGAAGCCAAAAATCATCGATTCAGAATCGGGTAGACAGCTCTGGACTGCAATTGAATGCGCAGAGTTTTCCGGTACTGCTCGCGGTACCTTCACCAGTTACGCGGGACGCGGTCGTGCGCCAAAGCCAGTTGCTAAGCTACATGGACTTACATTGTGGGATTCCCAGACCATTCAAGAGTGGGTAGATGATCGCGCAGCTGGTAATAAGGGACTCATTAGTTCAGGGCAGCCTGCAGAGGTTGCTTGCTAA
- a CDS encoding ATP-dependent Clp protease proteolytic subunit: MSNGFQMPNSRYVLPSFIEQSAYGTKETNPYAKLFEERIIFLGTQVDDTSANDIMAQLLVLEGMDPDRDITLYINSPGGSFTSLMAIYDTMQYVRPDVQTVCLGQAASAAAVLLAAGAPGKRAVLPNSRVLIHQPATQGTQGQVSDLEIQAAEIERMRRLMESTLAEHTGRTAEQIRIDTDRDKILTAEEALEYGIVDQIFDYRKLKR, translated from the coding sequence ATGAGCAACGGATTCCAGATGCCAAACTCACGTTATGTGCTGCCTTCTTTTATTGAGCAGTCCGCGTACGGCACCAAAGAGACCAACCCTTACGCAAAGCTTTTTGAAGAGCGCATCATCTTCCTCGGTACTCAGGTAGATGACACCTCTGCAAATGACATCATGGCGCAGCTTCTTGTCCTAGAAGGCATGGATCCTGACCGCGATATCACCTTGTACATCAACTCTCCAGGTGGTTCTTTCACCTCGTTGATGGCAATTTATGACACCATGCAGTACGTACGTCCAGATGTGCAGACTGTCTGCCTTGGTCAGGCTGCATCCGCTGCGGCAGTTCTACTCGCTGCAGGTGCACCAGGAAAGCGCGCAGTTCTTCCGAACTCCCGCGTTCTTATCCACCAGCCAGCAACCCAGGGCACTCAGGGCCAGGTTTCTGACTTGGAGATCCAGGCTGCAGAGATCGAACGCATGCGCCGTCTGATGGAGAGCACCTTGGCTGAACACACTGGTCGTACTGCGGAGCAGATTCGCATTGATACTGACCGTGACAAGATCCTCACCGCTGAGGAAGCACTTGAATATGGCATCGTTGACCAGATCTTCGATTACCGTAAGCTCAAGCGCTAA